In Acinonyx jubatus isolate Ajub_Pintada_27869175 chromosome B3, VMU_Ajub_asm_v1.0, whole genome shotgun sequence, a genomic segment contains:
- the SAXO2 gene encoding stabilizer of axonemal microtubules 2: MRSWCLCQICTCGRHHCPHGTTRIYENSGTSCPTTEYLEKYPTYGNVPPPQSLKPKQEFRACRGKMEGITTFKSDYRPYEIVKQPRQVPEEYKPKQGEIDLGTTYKRDFNSYKVQPVAIVRPLERQQAKQGELDTVPTYKDDYRAWGIQKMDLYKPEQTYHPPAVKFGNSTTFQDDYVPREIQPRQSFKPSPVIKRSTVPFNGDTSHRLDYVPYQLEFKFSRPKEVYKPTTQPFEDLTTHRYDFQGLVGESAKLCRPPYTRVTQNAHFEGSTEFRESFQPWEIPPPAVKKTPEYVPPTGTMQLNSTSHLDYVPYQTKRVVPIRPVSQKRNDNFPFQGKSTTKEDFPAWESCRQGLIKKQQQIPNPSGKFDGWTTFRSHYVPHELNPTQSCKPVHAPVKSSAPFDDTTMYCLEYTPKKREICPASFPSPPGYVFENTNSRGHHFFRKITPTVEAS; the protein is encoded by the exons ATGAGGAGCTGGTGTCTGTGTCAGATCTGCACCTGCGG GCGGCATCATTGTCCACACGGAACCACAAGGATTTATGAAAATTCTGGCACATCCTGCCCCACAActgaatatttggaaaaatatcctACATATGGCAATGTTCCTCCACCTCAGAGTCTGAAGCCCAAGCAAGAGTTTCGAGCATGCCGTGGTAAAATGGAAGGGATAACGACATTTAA GTCGGATTATCGTCCTTATGAAATAGTCAAACAGCCTCGCCAGGTACCAGAAGAATATAAACCAAAACAGGGGGAGATTGATCTTGGCACTACGTACAAACGGGATTTCAATTCTTACAAAGTGCAGCCTGTGGCCATCGTCCGGCCTTTGGAGAGACAACAAGCTAAACAAGGAGAGTTGGACACTGTCCCAACCTATAAAG atgatTACAGAGCTTGGGGCATTCAGAAAATGGACCTTTATAAACCAGAGCAAACTTATCATCCCCCCGCCGTGAAATTTGGAAATTCAACTACATTTCAGGATGATTATGTTCCTCGGGAGATACAGCCTCGGCAAAGCTTTAAACCCAGCCCTGTGATCAAACGTTCTACTGTCCCTTTTAATGGTGACACAAGTCACCGCCTTGACTATGTACCTTATCAGCTAGAATTCAAGTTTTCAAGGCCAAAAGAGGTTTACAAGCCAACCACCCAACCCTTTGAGGATCTCACAACTCACCGGTATGACTTTCAGGGCCTTGTTGGCGAATCTGCAAAACTCTGCAGACCTCCATACACCAGAGTGACCCAAAATGCTCATTTTGAAGGAAGCACCGAATTCCGCGAAAGCTTTCAACCATGGGAAATCCCACCACCTGCAGTCAAGAAAACACCAGAGTATGTCCCTCCCACAGGCACCATGCAGTTAAACAGCACAAGCCATCTTGACTACGTTCCCTATCAGACCAAACGTGTTGTTCCCATCAGGCCagtttctcagaaaagaaatgacaactTTCCTTTTCAAGGAAAAAGCACCACAAAGGAAGATTTTCCAGCCTGGGAAAGCTGTCGTCAAGGACTTATTAAGAAGCAGCAGCAGATTCCCAACCCATCTGGAAAATTTGATGGTTGGACCACTTTCAGGTCTCACTATGTGCCACATGAGCTGAATCCAACACAGAGCTGCAAACCCGTGCACGCTCCCGTGAAGAGTTCTGCTCCATTCGATGACACAACCATGTACTGTCTAGAGTACACACCAAAGAAACGGGAAATCTGCCCCGCTAGCTTTCCCTCTCCTCCGGGTTATgtctttgaaaatacaaattctcGAGGTCATCACTTCTTCCGCAAGATCACACCCACGGTGGAGGCCTCCTAA